The Manis javanica isolate MJ-LG chromosome 2, MJ_LKY, whole genome shotgun sequence genome contains a region encoding:
- the LOC108401865 gene encoding LOW QUALITY PROTEIN: carbonic anhydrase 1-like (The sequence of the model RefSeq protein was modified relative to this genomic sequence to represent the inferred CDS: inserted 1 base in 1 codon; substituted 1 base at 1 genomic stop codon), with translation MVKWWPMKGREVPTKPEGWPQLPSAYSTATSYSRYYFCFQKKKTKQKILASYDWGHDGKYCPKHWDKLYPIADGNNQSPIDIKTSNTKHDTSLKLISVTHNPATAKEIINMGHSFHIIFKDNDNXSVLKGGPLPESYALXQFHFHWGSTNDYGPEHTVDGVKYSGELHIVHWNSAKYSSQTKAASQPDGLVIIGVLMKLAQFRSLLSNVEGDIAVPIQGTSQSPQPLKGRTVTAPF, from the exons ATGGTGAAATGGTGGCCTATGAAGGGAAGGGAAGTTCCTACAAAACCCGAGGGGTGGCCTCAGTTGCCCTCTGCATACTCAACTGCAACCAGCTATTCCAggtattatttttgctttcagaaaaagaaaactaagcagAAGATCCTGGCAAGTTATGACTGGGGGCATGATGGCAAATATT GTCCTAAACACTGGGACAAGCTGTACCCCATTGCAGATGGAAATAACCAATCTCCTATCGACATTAAAACCAGTAATACCAAACATGATACCTCTCTTAAACTTATCAGTGTCACCCACAACCCAGCCACAGCCAAAGAGATTATCAACATGGGACATTCCTTCCATATAATCTTCAAGGACAATGATAACTAATCAG TGCTGAAGGGCGGTCCTCTCCCTGAAAGCTATGCCT GTCAGTTCCATTTTCACTGGGGCAGCACAAATGACTATGGTCCTGAGCACACAGTGGATGGAGTCAAATATTCCGGAGAG CTTCACATAGTTCATTGGAATTCTGCAAAGTACTCCAGCCAGACTAAAGCTGCCTCACAGCCTGATGGTTTGGTGATTATTGGTGTTTTGATGAAG CTGGCACAGTTCCGCAGTCTTCTGTCGAATGTTGAAGGTGATATAGCTGTGCCCATTCAGGGCACCAGCCAATCACCCCAGCCTCTGAAGGGCAGAACAGTGACAGCTCCATTCTGA